Proteins from a single region of Antechinus flavipes isolate AdamAnt ecotype Samford, QLD, Australia chromosome 2, AdamAnt_v2, whole genome shotgun sequence:
- the VRTN gene encoding LOW QUALITY PROTEIN: vertnin (The sequence of the model RefSeq protein was modified relative to this genomic sequence to represent the inferred CDS: inserted 1 base in 1 codon): MISRTQLVQGVLQELQEAAECFGLEGXTNAALEAKKTLSSFSLPSCRSGEQFQGEMDVDSVALSLYPEDAPKNMLPLACKGKGSRLFEAASVLLWGGPGLSPELRARTVVEMLLNKHYYLKGMIDSKVMLQAVRYSLCSEETPEMTSLPPATLEAIFDVDVKATCFPDSFANVWHLYALASVLQHNIYSIYPMWNLKIRPYFHRLIRPRCCNQPPSTLHIMWSGQLLAGQLLASQVFKPEYFSAVVGLEEVEAEVASPPPPPPVPPAETLELLNRDPRLTYSHLRERYSITKSTFYRWKRQSREHRQKAATRFVAKHFLQSCFQDGNVIPLQRFRQMFPEISRSTYYAWKHELQGPSEGGVSKDPLSGLSLEAEELEKLSAEGKKSCFPDPSPTGIFMQGAKSYLERCISMNTLVPYRCFKRSFPGISRSTYYNWRRKAIKGNPNFKIPPSLPGGSLRPPTGEILQPGKGMPIRKGLAGLPPSSRGFLALKPSLARWQKRLRRAARRQVQSGRLPFCQFRLRYPSLSPSSFWLWKGTAKGRANSRSRLPLQAPSRGVLGAVGKAEAEEKPVVTTVQKEGAPREDRSPGPYHGTLSGYSVAGGAGGGGSSSNGKVFVMDVIATTQFKAQAKLFLQRRFESKTFPSYKEFSAHFPFTARSTYYMWKRALHDGLTLVDA; encoded by the exons ATGATCTCTCGGACCCAGCTGGTGCAAGGGGTGCTCCAGGAGCTCCAGGAGGCAGCCGAATGCTTTGGCCTGGAGG TGACCAATGCTGCCCTGGAAGCCAAGAAAACTCTATCCTCCTTCTCTCTGCCCAGCTGCCGCAGCGGGGAGCAGTTCCAGGGCGAGATGGACGTGGACTCGGTGGCTCTCAGCCTGTATCCGGAGGACGCCCCCAAGAACATGCTGCCCCTGGCGTGCAAGGGGAAGGGCAGCCGCCTGTTTGAGGCCGCCAGCGTGTTGCTGTGGGGCGGGCCCGGCCTGAGCCCGGAGCTACGGGCTCGCACCGTGGTGGAGATGTTGCTGAACAAGCACTACTATCTCAAAGGCATGATTGACTCCAAGGTGATGCTGCAGGCCGTCCGCTACTCCCTCTGCTCGGAGGAGACCCCGGAAATGACCAGCCTGCCCCCGGCCACCCTGGAGGCCATCTTTGACGTGGATGTCAAGGCCACCTGCTTCCCCGACAGCTTTGCCAATGTGTGGCACCTCTATGCCCTGGCGTCCGTCCTCCAGCACAACATCTACTCCATCTATCCCATGTGGAACCTCAAGATCCGGCCCTACTTCCACCGGCTGATCAGACCCCGCTGTTGCAACCAGCCCCCCTCGACGCTCCACATCATGTGGTCGGGCCAGCTGCTGGCGGGCCAGCTGCTGGCCAGCCAGGTCTTCAAGCCCGAGTATTTCTCCGCAGTGGTGGGGCTGGAGGAAGTGGAGGCCGAGGTGGCCagccccccgcccccgccccctgTCCCCCCGGCAGAGACGTTGGAGCTGCTGAACCGAGACCCCCGGCTCACCTACTCCCACCTGCGCGAACGCTACAGCATCACCAAGAGCACCTTTTACCGCTGGAAACGCCAGTCCCGAGAACACCGCCAGAAGGCAGCCACGCGCTTCGTTGCTAAGCACTTCCTCCAGTCCTGTTTCCAGGATGGCAACGTGATCCCTTTGCAGCGCTTCCGCCAGATGTTCCCCGAAATCTCCAGGTCCACTTACTACGCCTGGAAACACGAGCTTCAGGGCCCCTCTGAAGGCGGCGTGAGCAAGGACCCCCTCTCGGGGCTCTCCCTGGAGGCGGAGGAGCTGGAGAAGCTGTCGGCAGAGGGGAAGAAGAGCTGCTTCCCAGACCCCTCCCCAACGGGGATCTTCATGCAGGGAGCCAAGAGCTACCTGGAGCGCTGCATCTCCATGAACACGCTCGTGCCCTACCGGTGCTTCAAACGCAGTTTCCCCGGCATCTCTCGGTCCACCTACTATAACTGGCGCAGGAAGGCCATCAAGGGGAATCCCAATTTCAAGATCCCACCCTCCCTTCCCGGGGGGAGTCTCCGTCCTCCCACGGGGGAGATCTTGCAGCCTGGGAAAGGCATGCCCATCAGGAAGGGGCTGGCGGGGCTACCGCCGAGCTCCCGGGGCTTCTTGGCTCTGAAGCCCTCTCTGGCTCGTTGGCAGAAGCGACTGCGCCGGGCTGCCAGGAGGCAGGTCCAGAGCGGGCGCCTCCCTTTCTGCCAGTTCCGCCTTCGCTACCCCAGCCTCTCGCCCAGCTCCTTCTGGCTCTGGAAAGGCACAGCCAAAGGCAGGGCTAATTCTCGATCCCGGCTCCCCTTACAGGCCCCTAGTCGGGGGGTCCTGGGAGCCGTGGGGAAGGCGGAGGCGGAGGAGAAGCCCGTGGTGACGACAGTGCAGAAGGAGGGAGCCCCCAGGGAGGATCGCTCCCCAGGGCCCTATCATGGCACCCTGTCTGGGTACTCGGTGGCAGGAGGGGCTGGGGGCGGGGGCAGCAGTAGCAACGGCAAGGTCTTTGTCATGGATGTGATCGCCACCACCCAATTCAAGGCCCAAGCTAAGCTCTTCTTACAGCGACGCTTTGAGTCAAAGACCTTCCCCTCTTACAAGGAGTTCAGTGCCCACTTCCCTTTCACAGCACGGTCAACGTACTACATGTGGAAGCGAGCCCTCCATGACGGCCTCACTCTGGTGGACGCCTAA